In a genomic window of Strongyloides ratti genome assembly S_ratti_ED321, scaffold srae_chrx_scaffold0000006:
- a CDS encoding Sphingomyelin synthase-like domain-containing protein: MLDKVYIHIKNHINIRLQFVKIGIAIIFKVCDIMSTLEDVFIPSIGLPNKRPVTCTSQCSTSSSSYNSWQDFSDSGSDHIEINGDDNDIYDSKEPLLLVPANDRLSKTLCALKGIKIDLKNAILVRSKNNDKKKKESSLLYPDDKLKCFIAIIMLILAAFCNDLTLSFVHEKVPHSKPLPDIIFDNTQYNGNYLKYSEYLMLTLFIIMWGVILCHQHRFIIIRRVGTIGSLLYYGRCITMLVTQLPVADSNYKCSPKLDIQDKTFYNIFMRALSIFSGAGLTINNKLPLCGDYIYSGHTIVFVITCLFITEYSPKRWRLLHLSSIIIAIIGVSLLLISRGHYTIDVVISYWITTRIFWEYHTLAANPTLRNNTSRHNHMRKFLWFPLCRFMENSMQKPIPNKYFFD; the protein is encoded by the exons ATGTTAG ataaagtatatatacatatcaaaaatcatattaatattagaTTGCAGTTTGTAAAAATTGGGATAGCAATAATATTCAAagtat gtGATATAATGTCAACTTTAGAAGATGTTTTTATTCCATCTATAGGATTACCCAATAAACGTCCCGTTACATGTACATCACAATGTTCCACATCTTCTTCATCATACAATAGTTGGCAAGATTTTTCTGACTCAGGATCAGATCATATTGAAATTAATGGTGatgataatgatatttatgATTCAAAAGAACCATTACTTTTAGTTCCAGCAAATGATAGATTATCTAAAACATTATGTGCATTAAAAggtataaaaattgatttaaaaaatgctATATTAGTTAGgagtaaaaataatgataaaaagaaaaaagaatcaAGTTTACTTTATCCAgatgataaattaaagtGTTTT ATTGCTATAATTATGCTTATATTAGCAGCATTTTGTAATGATCTAACATTATCATTTGTTCATGAAAAAGTTCCACATTCTAAACCATTACCAGATatcatttttgataatacaCAATATAATGGaaattacttaaaatattctgaatatttaatgttaacattatttataataatgtgGGGTGTAATATTATGTCATCAACATcgttttataataattagaCGTGTAGGTACAATTGgttcattattatattatggAAGATGTATAACGATGCTTGTAACACAATTACCTGTTGCAGattcaaattataaatgttcaccaaaattagatatacaagataaaacattttataatatttttatgagagcattatcaatatttagTGGTGCTGGATtgacaataaataataaattaccaTTATGTGgtgattatatatatagtgGACATACAATTGTTTTTGTTATCACATGTCTTTTTATTACAGAATATAGTCCCAAGAGATGGAGATTACTACATTTATCTTCAATAATAATTGCAATTATTGGTGTATCATTATTACTCATATCTCGTGGACATTATACAATTGATGTCGTTATATCATATTGGATAACAACAAGAATATTTTGGGAATATCATACATTAGCAGCAAATCCAACACTTCGTAATAACACATCACGTCATAATCACATGAGAAAATTCTTATGGTTTCCATTATGTCGTTTTATGGAAAATTCAATGCAAAAACCTATTCCaaataagtatttttttgactaa
- a CDS encoding Protein-tyrosine phosphatase,receptor/non-receptor type domain and Protein-tyrosine/Dual specificity phosphatase domain and Protein-tyrosine phosphatase, catalytic domain-containing protein, producing MFRVLHHFTIIWLLFQIITYCEGTIHSALFSSVSKYINESTFPVIVQLETQSDAIFVKCPATKYKHKNVKDIFYADDTLLTSRLTITCGTAYIKSSDANSTPYDWIFKFNWLSEPKPLEIAKREKVSNTLPSSNKCGDDPSNVVKFTRDKQGNLKRVSINNGELKEEDEIPHANKLYYYFVVPEENSILEYVPPCAIIRAVNEKPEIKINGQEHPVSPNNNKIYVVKRESMTEVFNIKLHLMSPDASDFYKGEKILMKEMRYTESGIEVIPNTDEMIIDSFTLHQFKILKFTYNYPALENDKVIEKIYYFGAMKDDYNFPNQDILYLANETSIQPNCTINGITYGYFDSLTYENNTIKLNEFNNNEKDNFQRSGDYIILKNIKTNIIFLNCRYITPTGSVTFTQTFIKGKKVFMGKNEKGEEEYKLIPISDRSEYEKILAEQDQKIAAMKKSFFEKLKDNIGAGGAYGIIIGIILIILVIITIAAIFCYIKLLRPIIIKKKIIKTYPNTFELWDQISKEDLEIYSENGIKKEYISDGVQNFEYKKIEEGGEEIFTDTISLFNKNLVNCFKDINEEITAYCINNISPERKYIISDGPAKEKINYFWELLYRENIKVVVAFINQPDNDISIDDKNFYYWPKKKEKYGNVTVQFIKNLSVDEASHLSITKFEMTVNVGKPKELTLFHVNNWNEHEIPKSDFYLTKLYDVISPYTGGSKILIHSPHQPDNRVYIFMYFSCIFEVMKKDINSTNPMIIIKNIRENFYGGSISAIEYTYIIKALISYFMEQNMLIDLINHGEIFTEQYNNYKYKFDIYESYEDSSLKNFIKFVGLIDYGKLRYFYERFIKTQIINEKVLNKKCSRFYAVLKTEKKNKIRYPEIPCFDRNSINIGGEDSTNVEEFIHANEMIYKYGEEKERKIIMCQAPLKETIDDTYDIIFKYQVEVIAILINENELKKQNKCYPYFSLNLKDNSSKNYSLTNKGGQLDKNKCYYEYDCILTQLSTNKTKSFKLLHYINWPDKNVPSDKKSFNGFYKRLIELNKNYYLMIQCSSGVGRTGTLALIIYMIDMIKLKKSFDPIKCLDYVRQRRYKAVQTSNQFFFALSFLYEHFKNRIVAVNAEVYDKFMKLLQTLLEEEKITIN from the exons ATGTTCCGGGTTTTACATCACTTCACAATTATATGGCTGCTGTTTCAAATCATCACTTACTGCGAGGGAACTATTCATTCAGCTTTGTTTTCTTCCGTTTCTAAGTATATCAATGAAAGTACCTTTCCAGTTATTGTGCAATTAGAAACCCAATCAGATGCAATATTTGTGAAATGTCCAGCTACTAAATACAAGCATAAGAAtgttaaagatatattttatgcaGATGATACTTTATTGACATCACGATTAACAA TAACTTGTGGAACGGCTTACATAAAAAGTAGTGATGCAAACTCTACACCTTACGACTGGATCTTTAAATTCAATTGGCTGTCCGAACCAAAACCACTTGAAATAGCAAAGAGAGAGAAAGTATCAAACACACTTCCTTCATCTAATAAATGTGGTGATGATCCATCTAATGTTGTCAAATTTACCAGAGATAAACAAGGCAATTTAAAACGAGTCAGTATAAATAACGGTGAATTAAAAGAAGAAGATGAAATACCTCATgccaataaattatattactattttgTTGTACCAGAAGAAAATTCTATTCTGGAATATGTACCTCCTTGTGCAATTATTAGAGCAGTTAATGAGAAAccagaaataaaaattaatggtCAAGAACATCCAGTATCTccaaataataacaaaatttatgttGTTAAACGAGAAAGTATGACAGAAGTATTCAATATAAAACTTCACTTGATGTCTCCAGATGCTTCTGATTTCTATAAAggtgaaaaaattttaatgaaagaaATGAGATACACAGAATCAGGTATTGAAGTCATACCAAATACTGACGAAATGATAATAGACAGCTTTACCCTAcatcaatttaaaatactGAAATTTACCTACAACTATCCTGCActtgaaaatgataaagttatagaaaaaatatattattttggaGCAATGAAGGATGATTATAACTTTCCAAATCAGGACATATTATATCTGGCAAATGAAACGTCTATTCAACCAAATTGTACCATTAATGGAATCACATATGGATATTTTGATTCTCTCacttatgaaaataatactatcaaattaaatgaatttaataataatgaaaaagataattttcaACGTTCTGgagattatattattttaaaaaatattaaaaccaacataatatttttaaattgccGTTATATTACTCCAACTGGAAGTGTTACTTTCACtcaaacatttataaaaggaaaaaaagtatttatgggaaaaaatgaaaaaggagaagaagaatataaattaataccAATAAGTGATAGATCagaatatgaaaaaatattagctGAACAAGATCAAAAGATAGCAGCTAtgaaaaaatcattttttgaaaaacttaaagataatattgGAGCTGGTGGTGCATATGGAATAATAATtggaattattttaattattctaGTCATTATAACAATTGCTGCTATATTCTGttacattaaattattgagaccaattattataaaaaagaaaattataaaaacatatcCTAATACATTTGAATTATGGGATCAAATATCAAAAGAAGACTTAGAAATATATTCTGAAAAtggtataaaaaaagaatatatttcaGATGGTGtacaaaattttgaatataaaaaaatagaagaaGGTGGTGAAGAAATTTTTACTGATACAATCtctctttttaataaaaatttagtcaattgttttaaagacattaatgaagaaataactgcttattgtattaataatatatcacCAGAAAGAAAGTATATTATATCAGATGGACCagcaaaagaaaaaataaattatttttgggAGTTGTTATATcgtgaaaatattaaagtagTTGTTGCATTTATTAATCAACCAGATAATGATATTTCAattgatgataaaaatttttattattggccaaaaaagaaagaaaaatatgGAAATGTTACTGttcaatttataaaaaatttatcagtAGATGAAGCTTCTCATTTATCAATTACTAAATTTGAAATGACTGTAAATGTAGGAAAACCAAAAGAATTAACTTTATTTCATGTTAATAATTGGAATGAACATGAAATTCCTAAATCTGATTTTTATCTTACCAAGTTATATGATGTTATTTCTCCATATACAGGTGGTAGTAAAATTCTTATTCATTCTCCACATCAACCTGACAATCgtgtttatatatttatgtatttttcTTGTATTTTTGAAGTTatgaaaaaagatataaattcTACCAATCcaatgataattataaaaaatattcgtgaaaatttttatggtGGAAGTATTTCAGCTATagaatatacatatattattaaagctCTCATTTCATATTTTATGGAACAAAATATGCTCattgatttaataaatcatGGAGAAATATTTACTgaacaatataataattataaatataaatttgatatttatgAATCATATGAAGATAGTTctcttaaaaatttcataaaatttgttGGTTTGATTGACTATGGaaaattaagatatttttatgaacgatttattaaaacacaaataattaatgaaaaagttttaaacaaaaaatgttCTCGTTTTTATGCTGTTCTTaaaacagaaaaaaaaaataagatacgATATCCAGAAATTCCATGTTTTGATAGaaattcaataaatattGGAGGAGAAGATTCTACTAATGTTGAAGAATTTATTCATGCTAATGaaatgatttataaatatggtgaagaaaaagaaagaaaaattattatgtgtCAG gcaCCATTAAAAGAAACTATTGATGATACatatgatataatttttaaatatcaggTTGAAGTAATAGCAATtcttattaatgaaaatgaattaaagaaacaaaataaatgCTATCCTTACTTTTCATTAAATCTCAAAGATAATAgttctaaaaattattcactTACAAATAAAGGTGGTCAACTTGATAagaataaatgttattatgaGTATGATTGTATACTTACTCAATTATCtacaaataaaacaaaaagttttaaattactacattatataaattggCCTGATAAAA atgtaCCTTCTGATAAAAAATCTTTCAAtggattttataaaagattaattgaattgaacaaaaattattatttaatgattcaGTGTAGTTCAGGTGTAGGAAGAACTGGTACACTTGCATTAATAATCTATATGATCGATatgattaaattaaaaaaatcattcgATCCTATTAAATGCTTAGATTATGTCAGACAACGTCGCTACAAGGCTGTCCAAACTTCAAATCAATTTTTCTTTGCTCTATCTTTTCTTTATGAGCATTTCAAAAATCGCATAGTTGCTGTAAATGCTGAagtatatgataaatttatgaaaTTACTACAAACATTGCttgaagaagaaaaaataactataaattaa
- a CDS encoding Alpha carbonic anhydrase domain-containing protein yields the protein MIFLLFYVIGIHIPLIKSDYPWTFDNDLFGGPDFWGLVSKHWKLCASGQMQSPINIDPNTLLFDGNLPSIHLESIQVDAILKNTGQLPVININNSQANSMKFVNISRSPSSPYNYRLQKIIFHTGRLETGEKGSEHTIDRTRFPGELQMLAFNSDLYDNFTDALSKPRGILAISIIVDIGKHTNSELRKLSVASQSIIYKGQFVRLRKLNPSGLLPKTINYVTYEGSLTFPGCYETVTWVVMNNPIYITKEDFEIWNSILQTDSKQSNPVYMSPNYRPLKPVNKRLLRTNIRLSTIDSEICKGSTFPDISYKSNPRRKEKH from the exons GTCCTGATTTTTGGGGTCTTGTTAGTAAACATTGGAAATTATGTGCCTCAGGACAAATGCAAAGTCCAATTAATATAGATCcaaatacattattatttgatgGAAATTTACCATCAATACATTTAGAATCTATTCag gtTGATGCAATTCTAAAAAACACGGGTCAACTACctgttattaatattaataattcacAAGCAAATTCAATGAAATTTGTCAATATATCAAGAAGTCCCTCTTCACCATATAATTATcgtttacaaaaaattatatttcataCAGGAAGACTTGAAACTGGTGAAAAAGGATCAGAACATACAATTGATAGAACAAGATTTCCAGGTGAACTTCAAATGTTAGCTTTTAATTCtgatttatatgataattttacgGATGCTTTATCAAAACCTAGAGGAATATTAGCTATATCAATAATTGTTGAT attggAAAACATACAAATTCAGAGTTAAGAAAATTATCAGTTGCGTCACaaagtattatatataaaggaCAATTTGTAAGATTAAGGAAATTAAATCCAAGTGGTTTACTTCCAAAAACTATTAATTATGTAACATATGAGGGAAGTTTAACATTCCCTGGATGTTATGAAACAGTTACATGGGTTGTTATGAATAAtcctatatatataacaaaagaaGATTTTGAGATATGGAATAGTATACTTCAAACAGATTCAAAACAATCTAATCCTGTTTATATGTCTCCAAATTATCGTCCTTTAAAACCTGTAAACAAAAGATTACTTCGGACAAATATTCGCTTAAGTACAATTGATTCAGAAATATGTAAAGGAAGTACATTTCCCGATATTTCATATAAATCCAACCCAAGACGCAAagaaaaacattaa